A window from Nothobranchius furzeri strain GRZ-AD chromosome 17, NfurGRZ-RIMD1, whole genome shotgun sequence encodes these proteins:
- the cabp1a gene encoding calcium-binding protein 1a isoform X2 gives MYLGHLCGMFLYADIVNHAYTHLHKTYVNHWFSNEHIPVSLFHLFLFNVLNLFSTHFALSLPLHANGKMLQDAERRLRLVLSCEEIVQSGYLGPYQDSIVSMTQNCVVVSSILGQTCVFKEMEKGRQTDRELRPEEMDELRDAFKEFDKDKDGFISCKDLGNCMRTMGYMPTEMELIELSQQINMNLGGHVDFDDFVELMGPKLLAETADMIGIKELKDAFREFDTNGDGAISTSELRDAMRKLLGQQVGIKEVEDILREVDLNGDGLVDFEEFVRMMSR, from the exons ATGTATTTAGGCCACCTTTGTGGCATGTTTTTATATGCTGACATTGTTAATCATGCATACACACACTTGCACAAAACATACGTGAATCACTGGTTTTCCAATGAGCACATCCCTGTCtcactttttcatttatttttatttaatgttttaaatcttttctcCACCCACTTTGCTCTGTCTCTGCCTCTGCATGCAAATGGAAAGATGCTTCAGGATGCTGAGAGGAGACTCAGACTTGTGCTGTCATGTGAAGAGATTGTCCAATCAGGGTATCTTGGGCCGTATCAGGACTCCATTGTTTCCATGACACAAAACTGCGTTGTCGTGAGCAGCATACTGGGACAAACCTGTGTCTTTAAAGAAATGGAAAAGGGCAGGCAGACT GACAGAGAGCTTCGGCCAGAAGAAATGGACG AGCTGCGAGATGCTTTCAAGGAATTTGACAAAGACAAGGACGGCTTCATCAGCTGTAAAGACCTGGGAAACTGCATGAGGACCATGGGATACATGCCGACTGAAATGGAGCTGATAGAACTGAGTCAGCAGATAAACATGAACT TGGGAGGTCACGTTGATTTTGATGATTTTGTGGAGTTAATGGGCCCAAAACTCCTCGCTGAAACTGCAGATATGATTGGAATAAAGGAGTTAAAAGATGCATTTAGGGAG TTTGACACAAATGGAGACGGTGCCATAAGCACTTCTGAGCTCAGAGATGCAATGAGGAAGCTGCTGGGTCAACAA GTAGgtataaaagaagtagaagatatTCTAAGAGAGGTGGACCTGAACGGTGATGGACTTGTTGACtttgaag AGTTTGTACGTATGATGTCTCGCTAA